The region CCCGGATTCAAACTCGGCAAGTACCACCACCTCGACGAACAGGTCGATCCCGACGACTGGAACACCGAACCGGGACCCGCCGACGAACGACTCTTGCGCGATTTCACGGAGAAGTACTTCCCGGAGGCGGCGGGCCAGACCATGCGACTGGCGACGTGCATGTTCACCAACTCGCCGGACGAACACTTCATCCTCGATACCCTCCCGGACCATCCGCAGGTCGCGGTCGGGGCCGGGTTCTCGGGTCACGGATTCAAGTTCGCGAGCGTCATCGGCGAAATCCTCGCCGACCTCGCCGTCGAGGGCGAAACCGACCATCCGATAGACATGTTCGAGTTGGACCGGTTCGATTGAAGAGGCGTCTCTCGCTGAAACGGGGGGACCTTTTTTCAATACCTGTCCTATCTCACAATGACCCTTTTCACACGTTCCCGTCGATGTTAATGTGGTAAATGAGTACAAGTAGCATACTCCCCGATGAAGCCGGGACGCTCATCGTGGGTGCCGGGTGTGTCGGCTGTAGCGCGGCGTACCACTTGAGCGAACTTGGCCGCGAGGATGTCGTCGTCGTCGACCAGGGACCGCTGTTCGAAACGGGTGGCTCGACCTCGCACGCCCCCGGTCTGGTGTTTCAGACCGCCGGGAACAAGTTGATGTCCAAGATGGCTCAGTACACGCGGGAACTCTACGACGACCTCGGCGGCTTCCGGAAGTGCGGCGGTATCGAGGTGGCCTACACGGAAGACCGGTGGGAGTTCCTCAAACGGAAGCGCGAGTGGTCCCGCTCGTTCGGCGTCGAGGACGGGGAACTGCTCTCCCCATCGGCGGTCGAAGAGCGCGTTCCCCAGATAAACGCGGACGTCATCCACGGCGGGTTCTACGTCCCCTCCGACGGGAAGGCCCACGCGGTCGAGGCCTCGGAGGAGATGGCGAATCTGGCGCGCGAACGCGGAGCCGAGTTCTACGGGAACACGAAAGTCATCGACCTCGAAACCGACGACGGGGAAATCGATGCCGTCGTGACCGAACACGGCCGTATCGAGGCCGACGAGGTTCTCCTCGCCACGAACATCTGGGGGCCGCTGTTCGGCGAGATGGTGGACGTCGACGTACCCCTCAAACCGTGCGCCCACCAATATCTCGTCTCGGATTCCATCGACGAACTGGCCGGTTCCGAGCGCGAAATCGAACAGCCGATACTCCGCCATCAGGACCGCTCGCTGTACTTCCGCCAGCACGGTGACGCCTACGGCATCGGGTCGTACAACCACGACCCCCTCCTCGTCGAACCCGAGGACATCTACGGCCCGGACCAACTGGACGACCTCGGACTGGAGTACCCGTCGCTCCGCGAGTTTACGGCCGAACACTTCGTCGAGAACACGCATCCCGACCACGAACAACCGGCGTTCGACGCCGCGAGTGAACTGATTCCCGCGTTCGAGGAGTGTGACTGGGAAACCGAAATGAACGGGATGTTCTGTTTCACCACCGACGGGATGCCGATTCTCGGCGAAACCGAGGATATCGACGGCCTCTGGTGGGCGCTCGCCGTCTGGGTGACCCAATCGGGCGGCGTCGGGAACGTCATCGCCGAGTGGATGGAAAACGGCACCCCGCGACTCGACGGCGAGCGCGTGGACGCGACCGGTGCGTCCATCGACCGGTTCCAAGGCCACCACGGTGCCGACGAATTCGTCCGCGACCGAGCCGCACAGCAGTACCGCGAGGTCTATCAGCTCACCCATCCTCGGAATCAACCGAAGAAACAACGCGGCTTGCGCCGAAGTCCGTACTATCCGCGTCAGCAGGACCTCGGCGCGGAGTTCTACGCGAGCGACGGCTGGGAGTCACCGCAGTGGTACGAAGCGAACGAGGCGCTGCTCGACGAGTACGACGTCCCCGACAGACCCGAGTGGATAGGTCGCAACTGGTCGAAGGCACACGGAGCGGAACACCAAGCGGTCCGCGACCGGGTCGGGCTGTACGACCTCACATCCTTCACCGCCATCGAAGTGCGTGGCTCCGGTTCGGAGCGGTTCCTGCAGGGACTCCTCTCGAACGACATCGACGTGTCGCCCGGACGGGTGCGCTATACGACGATGCTCAACGAGGACGGGGGCATCCTCGCCGACCTGACCGTCTCCCGACTCGACGAGGACCGGTTCCTGATTCTGACCGGCGGCGGCAGTTCGGGGACGACGCAGGGCCGCTGGATTCGAGACCACGCCCCCGACGACGGCACCGTCGAGGTCATCGACCGGACCTCCGCCCGATGCGGCCTCGGCGTCTGGGGACCCAACGCTCGCAAGACCCTCGAAGGACTCGTCGAGACGGACATCTCGCACGACGCTTTCCCCTTCTTCTCCTGTCAGGAGACGTACGTCGGGGGCGTTCCGGTGACGATGCTCCGCGTCTCGTTCGTCGGCGAACTCGGCTGGGAACTGTACGCTCCGCAGGAGTACGGTGCGCAACTGTGGGACGCGGTCTGGGACGCTGGCGAGGAGCACGGCGTCCTCGCGATGGGCGATGCGACGCTCAACTCGATGAGCATGGAGAAAGGATTCCGGCTGTGGGGAACCGACATATCTCCCGAGTACAACCCCTACGAGGCGAACCTCTCCTTTGCGGTGGACATGGAGACCGACTTCATCGGAAAGGAAGCGTTGGCCGAAGCCAAAGAGTCTGGCATCGAACGAAGGCTCGTTCCCGTGACCCTCGACGAACCGGGTGCGGTCGTCGATACGGGCCACCCCATCGTCGACGGCGACGAGATTCTGGGCTACACGACCCGCGCCGACTACGGCTACACCATCGACGCCGGTATCGCCTACGCCTATCTGCCGACCGACTACACCGACGCCGGACAGTCCGTCGAGGTGGAGTACGAAGGCGAGCGGTTCCCGACGACGGTGCGGAACGAACCGCTGTTCGACTCCGACCGGGAGAAGATACTGCGCTGATTCGAGTGTCACGATGACGACGCAGATATCGAACCGTTCGGGACACACGTTCGCGCCAAACCGCACCTGTCATTGCAGTGCACGACGACGACCACACAGATGACTACCAACACGACGGAACGACTCTCCTTTTCGGACATCGAACAGGCCATCGAACGACTCGACGACCCGTCCGTCGTGAAGCGGACGCCCGTCGAACGGAGCACGTCGCTCGACGACCGAACCGGCGGCGAGGTGCACCTGAAGATGGAGCATCTCCAGTGGACGGGGTCGTTCAAAACCCGCGGCGCGTACAACAAAATCGAGCGCGACGTGGTGGGGACGGACACCGAGCGCGTCGTCGCAGCGAGCGCCGGGAATCACGCGCAGGGCGTGGCGCTCGCGGCGACCAAACTCGGCATCGATTCGACCATCGTGATGCCCAAGACCGCACCGCAGACGAAAATCGACGCGACGAGGGGCTACGGCGGCGAGGTGGAACTCGTCGGACAGGACTTCCGCGAGGCGATGAATCACGCACAGTCCCTCGCCGAGGACGGCTCCGCGGAACTCATCCACGCGTACGACGACCCGGCCATCATCGCCGGGCAGGGCACGCTCGGCGTCGAGATGTACGAGGACCTCCCGACCGTCGATACCGTCGTCGTTCCCATCGGCGGCGGCGGCCTCATCTCGGGTATCGCGATGGCTTTCGCCGAACTGTCCCCCGAGACGCGTATCGTCGGCGTCCAAGCGACGGGCGCGGCGACCGTCCCCGACAGTCTGGACAAAGGGATTCCAAAAACGCTCGACTCGGTGGACACCATCGCGGACGGCATCGCAACCGGCGGCATCTCCGAGTTGACGCTCTCGCTCATCGAACAGCACGTCGACGAAATCGTCACCGTGACCGACAGCCAAATCGCGCGTGCGGTTCTCTTCCTCCTCGAGCGGGCGAAACAGGTGGTCGAAGGTGCCGGTGCGGCCTCGGTCGCGGCCGTCATGAGCGAATCCCTCGACGTCGAGGGAGAGACGGTGATGCCGCTGCTCTGTGGCGGAAACCTCGATATGACGATGCTGCAAACCGTGTTGGTGCACGCGTTGACGAACCGCGAGCAGCTCCTTCGGCTTCGGGTGCGCATCCACGACCAACCCGGGGAGATGCAGGAGGTGTCCGGCATCATCGCGGACCACGGGGCGAACATTCGCAACGTCCGCCACGACCGCTCGGCACCGGAACTGGACGTCGGCGAGGCCTACCTCGTCTTCCAGGTGGAGACGAGCGGTGCCGGGCAGGCGAGGAATATCATCCGTTCGATACGCAGTCACTCCTACGAGGTCATCCACGTCAACTCCTGAGTCGGTTTCGGACGCGTGACCGCCATCGTCGAAGTCGAGCGGTTCTCTCTTTCGTTCATAGTGCGTTCGATGAGTTGCTATAAAATACGGTGGCGATTAAATTTTTGTCCGTCCATTAAATAGACCACAGTATAGAAACACGAGCTATTATTATCGAATCTCAAGACAGAGGCATGTGGCATTGTGTCATGGTGTCCTGGAACATGGGTTCGATGTCGGATTCGAGCGTACATCGCCTCTCAGCCGTCTCGGGACATCTGACAACGATTCAATGGATTGTTGGGAAATCGCCGTTGAATTCGAGCGACACGTCGTCGAGCGCCGAAGATATCGTCGTCAACTGCTCGAACGGACGGCCGACGCGTAGTTCCGTGCGGTACAAAAAACGTAACAGGAGATTACATGAGCGAAATATGAGTCAAGAACAAGGAATCGTACGCGAGTTCGTAGACGAAATAGACCCCCTCGTGTTCGGGTTCGGGATTCTGACCGCGGTAACGTTCCTCGGATACGTCTTACTGGTCGGCCCGGACCAAGCAGGAACCACCATGGAAGCCATCAACGACTGGTTGTGGACCAACTTCTCGTGGTTCTACCTCTGGGCGATGCTGATATTCGTCGGCTTCACGACGTTCCTCATCTTCGGCCCGTGGGGAAAGATCAAACTCGGTCCTCCCGATGCGGAACCGAGGCACGACTTCCTCACTTATTTTGCGATGTTCTTCTCCGCCGGAATCGCCGCCGGAATCGTGTTTTGGGGTCCCGCCGAAGCCATCTTCCACTACGGGAGCGGAACCCCACTCGCGGGTGCTGACTCCCCCGCGAAGCAACGCATGCTGGGGTCGCTCCAGTACACGTTCTTCCACTGGGGCATCTCGGCGTGGGCGGCCTACCTCATCGTCGGCGTGCCCATCGGCTACTTCGCACACAAGAAGGGTGCGCCGTTCAAGTTCTCTACCGTAATCGCCCCGATTGTCGGCGTCGAGAATCTCGACGACAGCTACTTCGCGCGACTCGTCGACCTCATCGCGGTGTTCGGGACCATGGGCGGCATCGCCACGTCGCTCGGATTCATCGGCCAGCAGTTGCTGATGGGGATGGACTATCAGTTCGGGTCGGTCCGAACGCCGTCGGCGTCGGCGTCGGCGCTCCCGCTCGACATCTTCGGCGTCCAACTCGGCGACCTCGGCATCATCCTCGTCATCATCGGCGTGACCACGGTGTTCACGCTCTCCGTCATCAGCGGCGTCGAGAAGGGTATCAAGCGGCTCTCCCAACTGAACGTCATCGTGTTCGTCTCGTTGGGAGTGTTGGTCTTCTTCATCGGCATCTACAACGGGATGGCC is a window of Haladaptatus paucihalophilus DX253 DNA encoding:
- the ilvA gene encoding threonine ammonia-lyase, which codes for MTTNTTERLSFSDIEQAIERLDDPSVVKRTPVERSTSLDDRTGGEVHLKMEHLQWTGSFKTRGAYNKIERDVVGTDTERVVAASAGNHAQGVALAATKLGIDSTIVMPKTAPQTKIDATRGYGGEVELVGQDFREAMNHAQSLAEDGSAELIHAYDDPAIIAGQGTLGVEMYEDLPTVDTVVVPIGGGGLISGIAMAFAELSPETRIVGVQATGAATVPDSLDKGIPKTLDSVDTIADGIATGGISELTLSLIEQHVDEIVTVTDSQIARAVLFLLERAKQVVEGAGAASVAAVMSESLDVEGETVMPLLCGGNLDMTMLQTVLVHALTNREQLLRLRVRIHDQPGEMQEVSGIIADHGANIRNVRHDRSAPELDVGEAYLVFQVETSGAGQARNIIRSIRSHSYEVIHVNS
- a CDS encoding GcvT family protein yields the protein MSTSSILPDEAGTLIVGAGCVGCSAAYHLSELGREDVVVVDQGPLFETGGSTSHAPGLVFQTAGNKLMSKMAQYTRELYDDLGGFRKCGGIEVAYTEDRWEFLKRKREWSRSFGVEDGELLSPSAVEERVPQINADVIHGGFYVPSDGKAHAVEASEEMANLARERGAEFYGNTKVIDLETDDGEIDAVVTEHGRIEADEVLLATNIWGPLFGEMVDVDVPLKPCAHQYLVSDSIDELAGSEREIEQPILRHQDRSLYFRQHGDAYGIGSYNHDPLLVEPEDIYGPDQLDDLGLEYPSLREFTAEHFVENTHPDHEQPAFDAASELIPAFEECDWETEMNGMFCFTTDGMPILGETEDIDGLWWALAVWVTQSGGVGNVIAEWMENGTPRLDGERVDATGASIDRFQGHHGADEFVRDRAAQQYREVYQLTHPRNQPKKQRGLRRSPYYPRQQDLGAEFYASDGWESPQWYEANEALLDEYDVPDRPEWIGRNWSKAHGAEHQAVRDRVGLYDLTSFTAIEVRGSGSERFLQGLLSNDIDVSPGRVRYTTMLNEDGGILADLTVSRLDEDRFLILTGGGSSGTTQGRWIRDHAPDDGTVEVIDRTSARCGLGVWGPNARKTLEGLVETDISHDAFPFFSCQETYVGGVPVTMLRVSFVGELGWELYAPQEYGAQLWDAVWDAGEEHGVLAMGDATLNSMSMEKGFRLWGTDISPEYNPYEANLSFAVDMETDFIGKEALAEAKESGIERRLVPVTLDEPGAVVDTGHPIVDGDEILGYTTRADYGYTIDAGIAYAYLPTDYTDAGQSVEVEYEGERFPTTVRNEPLFDSDREKILR
- a CDS encoding BCCT family transporter; the encoded protein is MSQEQGIVREFVDEIDPLVFGFGILTAVTFLGYVLLVGPDQAGTTMEAINDWLWTNFSWFYLWAMLIFVGFTTFLIFGPWGKIKLGPPDAEPRHDFLTYFAMFFSAGIAAGIVFWGPAEAIFHYGSGTPLAGADSPAKQRMLGSLQYTFFHWGISAWAAYLIVGVPIGYFAHKKGAPFKFSTVIAPIVGVENLDDSYFARLVDLIAVFGTMGGIATSLGFIGQQLLMGMDYQFGSVRTPSASASALPLDIFGVQLGDLGIILVIIGVTTVFTLSVISGVEKGIKRLSQLNVIVFVSLGVLVFFIGIYNGMASFVLNLGTQAVGQYFNQFIKMSLFTGAATDSSFLGSWTIFYWAWWFSWAPFSGIFLARISYGRTIREVTFVGVIATTLATVPWFLVIGGMSMRMQQLGQADILGVLANYGGNEAVSGYPLFGALPAGALLSGLFFLLVITFFVTSADSSTLGIAMLTTGGEENPSELNRLIWGVLQGLVAAVLIVIGGTNALQQAAIITGGPVAIIGLIGVYGMVKEFSSFKGRVLVQEGASIRDDDTLLGGRSSSGGGTSGAASVRPAESDEDD